The sequence TCGACGAACCGACCACCGGCCTCGACCCCCGCAGCCGTCAGGAACTGTGGGACGTGCTGCGCAACCTGGTTGCCGACGGCACCACGCTGTTGCTGACCACGCAGTACCTCGAGGAGGCCGACCAGCTCGCCGACGACATCGTGGTGATCGACAAGGGGAAGATCATCGCGCACGGCACGTCGCTGGAGCTCAAGCAGCAGGCCGGGGCGGCAAGTCTGGTGCTGACCGTCTCCGATGCCGACGACATCCCCGAAGCGGAGGCACTCCTCCGCAAGACCGGCACCGATGTCTTCATCGATCACGGTGCCCGCAGGTTGACCGCACCGGCCGAGGGCCTCGGTGACCTCACCCGAGTCGTCGCATGGTTCGACGAGAGCGGTATCGCCGTCGACGACCTGGGACTGGCCCGACCCAGTCTCGATGATGTCTTCCTGTCACTCACCGGCCACCGCGCCGAAGACGACACGGCCTCCGAGGAGGAGCAGACCGCATGACCACCACCGTCACTTCCGATCCCGCCGTCGCCCAGCGACCCGAGATCCATCAGACAACCATCTGGCAGCAGTCATGGATCATGGTGAAACGCAACATGATCCACACCAAGCGGATGCCGGAGATGCTCTCCGACGTCACCATCCAGCCGATCATGTTCGTGCTGCTGTTCGCCTACGTCTTCGGCGCGTCGATCACCAACACCGGCGGCGTGTCCTACAAGGAGTTCCTGCTCCCGGGGATCATGGGCCAGACGATCGTCTTCACCGCGTTCATCGTGGCCACCGGCATCACCGCCGACCTGGAGAAGGGGATCATCGATCGCTTCCGATCGTTGCCGATCCGCCGATCATCGGTTCTGGTCGGGCGCAGCATCGCGAGCCTCCTGCACTCGTCGATCGGCATCGTCGTCATGGCGGTCACCGGGCTCGCAATCGGCTGGCGCATTCACGGAACCTTCGCGGAGGCAGTCCTCGCCTTCGCCCTCGTCCTGCTGTTCGGCTTCGGGATGATCTGGTTCGGCATCCTGATCGGGTCCTGGCTGAGCTCGGTGGAGGCGGTGAACGGCTTCATGTTCACCACCCTCTTCCCGCTCACATTCCTGTCGAATGCCTTTGTCCCGACCGCACCGATGCCGTCCTGGCTGCGTGCCATCGCGGAGTGGAATCCCATCTCGGCGCTCGTCCAGTCGATGCGTGTGCTGTGGGGCAACGGCCCGGCAGCCGGACCGGGTTCGCCGTGGCCGCTGCAGCATCCGGAGGTGGCCACCCTGATCTGGGCGGTCGTGTTGACGCTGGTGTTCGCACCGTTCGCACTGCGCGCCTACAACAAGCGCACCTCCGACTGAACCCAACCAACACACCCTCTCCCTCCCTCCCCGCCCCTCCCTGCAGCCGCGACGGTTCCCGGCAGCCGCGACCCCGAAATGGCGTCGCGGCTGCCGGGAAACGTCGCGGCTGCAGAGTGGGGATTGCGGGGGTGGGGATTGCGGGGGTGGGGTGTCGGTCAGGCAGTGAACGCGAGCGCTTCCAGCGGATCGGTGTAGATCGCGTCGAGAGAAACGGCACCGGCGGCCTGCTGCTGCACCGTGGTCCCCGAATGCGACACTCGCACATCACGATTGGCGACCACCGAGGTCGCCTTGACGGCTTTCGCGACGGTCGGCAGCGTGGCCGGGAAGTCGGTGAACGCCTGACCACCGAGCACGATGTGGTCGGGGTTGAAGATGTCGGCGATCAGCGCGACGGTCCGTCCGAGCACTTCGGCTCGTTCTTCGAGCAGGGCACGCGCGGTGGAGTCCCCTGCGCGGGCGAGGTCGTGCACTCCGTCGATGTCGTCGACCGAGAGGCCGAGAGTGCGCGCCGCATCCACCACACCGGTGTCGCTGGCCGTCGGTTCCAGTCGCCCGGTGTTCTCCGGGTCGAGGAGCGTGGTGGGTCCGGTGGGGAAATGTCCGATGACCGGCGGGCCCGCGGTCGGGGTGTGCACGGTGCCGTCGACGCAGAACGCGGTGCCGACCATCTCACGGGCATAGAAGTACAGAAAGCTCGACTTCTTCTGATCGGGGTTGACGACGAGTTCCGCGGCAGCCATCGCCTCGACGTGCGACGCGACCGACACCGGCAGGCCGACCGCCCCGGCGATGATCCGACCGACCGGCGCGGCGGTCCAGCCCAGGCGCGGATGGTCGACGAGGCCGCCCGGCGCAACCCGGCCACCGAGCGCCACACCGGCCCAGAGCACACGACGACCCGTCCATCGGCCCAGGAATCGTCGGGCACTCACCCCGATCGCCGTGAGTGTCTCCTCCGGGGAATCCGTCGCAGGCGTCGGAATCTGGATGGCGCCGACCACCCGATGCAGGAGGTCGTGTGTGGTGATGGAGGTGACCTTGTAACCGATGTGGATACCCAACGTGAGGAAGTCCGTCACGTTGAGCTCGAACGGCAGGCGCGGCCTGCCGATGGCCCCGGCGGGAGCCAGGTCCGCGCGTTCACGGATCAAACCGGCCTTGAGCAGGGCGCCCACTTGCCGGTTCACGGTCGAGACGCTCAGCCCGGTGTGCTCGGCGGCGTCATCACGGAACACCGGGCCGGAGAGACGCGCGGCGCGCAGGACCAGGGCGGCGGGTTTCGACGACAGTTGCAGCTGCGGTGTGGCGATGTGGATGGCAGACGCTCCCTTCCGCGGTGACCCTTGCGCTGGAGGCCGGGGAACGCGGGCGGCGAGCCGGTGTCCCTGGATGCGGGGCGCCTGCGGTCGGGCGGGTTCCGGATTGGCGGTGTGGTGGTGGTCGAGCGTTGCGGTCATCTGTGAGTCCTCATCGAATGTGCCACATCCGGGTCCGATCGGCGCCACGGCACGACCGGTCGCTCGGATCAGCGGATATGAGTGGGCCGCGCATGCGGCCCGGGGGTGATTGCTGAGATCAGCGCATTCGGCGACAACACAGAACACGAGCGAACGGCAGCCGACAGCCCAGAGCGGTCGTCACATAGGTGACCTCTGGGACGTAGGGCTGGCGGCTCGTCATGTCGATCAAGCTAGCAACGCACGATGGACACTGGCAACCTCGCGCAGGTGCCCGCCCGTGTCCCTGTCGGCACACGAATATGGTCGTTCACCGGCGATGATAGGTCGGCACCGACCGCGCGACGCCGGTTGTGCGCAGCCTGATCCGAACCCACCGCCGAGGACCCCGCCGCCGACGACGCGCGTGCAGTGCGGGGTCGTATCCGGCCGGCCCGGCGATCCCCCTCACGACCGCCGGGCCGACACGGTTGCCCGGCACCTACGCGCCGGTCCTACTTCTGACGCAGCGGGCACGGTTTCGGTTCCGTCGAACGCTCGACTCGAGGGCTGATCTTGTCGGACCCTTCCCGTAATCTGGGTCACATGTCCACCACGACTGCGCCGCAAGCGTCCGACGCCGAGTTCCTTGAGGTCGCCGAACCGTTCCGGCGCGAGATCCTGGCGCACTGCTACCGCATGATGGGGTCGCATCACGACGCCGAGGACCTCATGCAGGAGACCTACCTGCGCGCGTGGCGTGGCTACGACAGATTCGATCGGCGCGCGTCGGTGCGCACGTGGTTACACAAGATCGCCACCAACACCTGTCTCACCGCTCTGGGAAGCCGACAGCGGCGGCCGCTCCCGTCCGGCCTCGGAGGCGATGCCTTCGACCCGACCGACAGCCTGCTGCAAGACCATGAGGTCCCCTGGCTCGAGCCGTTCTCCGGCACGGTCGATGAGATCGCACCGGGCGATGACGCCGACCCCGCCTACGTGGTGGGGGCTCGCGAGTCGATCCGTCTCGCCTTCATCGCAGCCCTGCAACATCTCCCGGAGCGTCAACGCGCCGTCCTGATCCTCCGCGACGTCCTGCAGTGGCGGGCCGCGGAGGTCGCCGACACCATCGGGGTCACCACGGCGACCGTCAACAGCCTTCTGCAGCGCGCCCGTGAGCAACTGAAGAATGCCGCGCCCGAGAAGGATTCACCGAGCACGCTCGATGACGACGCCAAGCGCGAACTGCTCGCCAAATATGTATCGGCCTTCGAGCGCTACGACATCGACGCCATCGTGGACCTGTTCACCGACAAGGCCATCTGGGAGATGCCGCCGTTCACCGGCTGGTATCAGGGTGCCATCGCGATCGGCGAACTCATCCGCCGCAACTGCCCTGCGGAGAAGGACGGCGATCAGATCCTCTTGCCGACCATTGCGAACGGACAGCCGGCCTTCGGTCTCTACATGCGCGAGGCCGATGGTGTGCACCGTCCGTTCCATCTCCAGGTCCTCGATATCGACGCCACCGGAAAGGTCTCCTACGTCGTGGCCTTCTTCAGCGACAATCTGGAGGAGGATTTTGCGCGGTTCGGGCTACCCTCCACGCCGTATGAGGCGTCCGACCGCACCGCGCCGAGTTCGTTGCACTGAATTCGTCCCAGGCGCTACGTCGCCGAGTCGTCGGCGGGTATCTGCGAGGGGTCCATCCAGACGATCTCCCACGCGTGGCCGTCCAGATCGCAGAAGCTGCGACAGTACATGAAGCCGAGATCCTCGGGTTCCCGCAACGCGCAACCGCCATGTCTCAGCGCCGCATCGGCGCATCGGTCGACGTCGGCGCGTGAGCAGGCCGACACCGCCACCAGCGACTCACGTCCTGCGCATGGATCCGCCACCGCGCCTGCCGCGTATCCCGCGAACCGCTGCCGCGTGTGGAGAACCACTCGGCTGTGATCGTTGATCTCCATACAGACCGTGCCCTGATCGCAGAACATCGCGTCGAAGCGGAAACCCAGGCTGGTGTAGAACGCCCGCGAGCGCGCCACATCGGCCACGGGAAGATTGACGAACAGCATCGTCGACAATTCGGACACTCCTGACATCGCGTGATCCCACGGTGTATCGACCGATCGGACAAGCCGAACTCATCGGCAGCCGCCCGAACACCAGGCCCGCAGACGCCATAAGGTGTGAGGCATGGGCGTGATCTATCTGGTCCGGCACGGACAGGCGGACCCGAATGCGTACGGAATCCAGGGCACCGACGATGCTGCGCCCAACGGGCCAGGCGGTCTCACCGACACAGGTGTCATGCAGGCGCGACTGACCGGCGCATTGCTCGCCAGCCTCACCGACAAGGTGACGGCGGCGGTGAGTGGCGATCTCCCACGGCAGTCGCAGACCCTCGCCGGAGTTCTCGAAGCGTTCGACGCTGCCCCGGCTCCGGAGGTCGACCCCGACTGGAACGAGTACGCGCTGCCGGCCCTCGTCGGTTCGGCCAGCGCCGAGGAGTATCGCGACGGCCGCAGCTATCAACAGCGTCTCGACGCCGGGCTGGCCGCGTGGATCGCCGACACAGCCCAGCACCATGAGGCGGGCGGGGAGACCTACCGCGACTTCAGCACGCGTATCTCCGCCGCCGCCGACCGCGCCGTCGCCCTGGCCGGGTCGGGACAGACCGTCGTCGTGGTCGCCTCCGCCGGCTCGATCACCCAATGGCTGGGCCAGCTCTGGGACGTGCCGGCGCAGACCTGGCCGCTGCTGTCGCGCACCATGGTGAACGCCTCGGTGTCGAAGCTGATCGTCGGACGCACGGGCGTCTCGGTGGTGTCGTTCAACGAACACGCCCACCTCGCGGATCGCGACGGCGGAGTAGCGACGTTCCGCTGACGGACCCTTCGAGACGCATCGCTCGTTCCTCGCGACGCTCCTCAGGGAACAGGCAGGCCGCATCGCTCGTTCCTCGCAGGGGCACGGCCTTCCGATCCCTGAGGAGCGAGCTTGCGGCAGAGGACTTTCCGATCCCTGAGGAGCGAGCTTGCGAGCGTCTCGAAGGGTCACGCCCGGTGCAGATTGTTCCCCGGGCGCGTGAGAACCACGTTGGGCAACACCGCGTATCGCGACAACTGGGTGACCGAGTGCGCGATGGTGGCGACGTCACCGACGGTGATCATCTCGTCGCCGGGGATCTGCTCCTTGAGCCAATCCGACATGTCCGTGTCGACGTACCCGGGCGCGATGGTCGTCGCGCTCACGCCGTTACGGGATTCCTCGAGATTGAACGTCTCGCACAGCGAGATCAGCGCGGCCTTCGTCGAGCCGTACGCCGACAGCTCCGGCTCGGGGTAGACACCGGTGATCGACGCGATGGCGATCACCTTCGCCACACCGTTGGTCTCGGCGGTGGCGCGCAACGTCGGCAACAGCGTCTGCAGAAGAATGTACGGCGCACGGACATTCACCTGATAGAGGCGATCGAAACGACGCACCGGTAGGTCAGCGACGGCACCCTTCTGTCCCATGCCGGCGTTGATCACCAGCGTGTCGCACCTACCGAACGCCTCGACATGCCCCGTCGCCAGTTCGGCGACGGCATCCCCGTCGGTCATGTCCGCCGGGATCACCTCCACTCGCCCGGCACCCATCTCCGAGAGCTCGGCGGCCCTGCTCTCCAACGCCTCTCGCCCACGCGAACTGATGGTGAGGTCCCAACCGTCCGCGGCGAACCGCTCGGCGATCGCCGCACCGATCCCCCGGGACGCCCCGGTCACCAATGCCACCTTGTCATCCGACATTCCGTGTCCCCCTCAGCTGTTCCAGACCGGCAGAAATGAACTCGGCCGTTGCCTCACCGGCGCTTTCCGCGCCGTCCGACGATGCGCCGGCCCGTGCCCGGTGTGCGATACCTTCCGCGACCACACCGAGTTTCAGATTCGCCAGTGCCAGGTAGAAGTCCCAGTCACCCAGGTCACGTCCGGTCCGCGTGGCGTAACGCTCGGCGATGTCGTCGGCCGACGGATAGCGATCGCTGGTCCACGCCGCCTCGAAGCCGACCACCTGGTCGAAGCCAGGGCGACGGTACACGCACATCAGCGCGATGTCGGTGAGCGGGTCGCCGAGTGTCGACAACTCCCAATCCACCACCGCGCGAACAATTCCCGGGTCATCGGCCGAGGCGATGGTGTTGTCCACCCGATAGTCACCGTGCACGATGGTGTTGCGCGCCTCGGTCGGCACGCGGTCACCGAGCGCGGCGACCAACTTGTCCACGTCGTCGAGCTCGCGGCTCTTCACGTGCCCCCACTGACGCGCCCACAGCTTCACCTGCCGCGCGACAAAACCATCGGGCCGACCGAACTCGCCCAGCCCGACAGCCCGGTAGTCCACCTCGTGCAGCCGGGCCAACGTCTCGACGAGCCCGTCGAGGTTGCGCTCGATATCGCTGTCCGACAATGCTTTCAGGTCAGTCGACGTACGGATGACCGGTCCGTCGACAAACTCCACCACCGTGAACGGCGCGCCGAAGACCTCCCCGTCGGAATCGATCGCGACAGTTCGCGCCACCGGGACGTCGGTCTGCTGCAGCGCGCTCGTCACCGCCCATTCGCGGTTCATGTCGTGCGCCGACGGGGTGAGCCCGCTCGTCGGTGGACGGCGCACCACCCAGTGCGAAACATCGTCACGCACACTGAAGGTGAGATTCGACTTGCCGCCGCTGATGAGATCGACGCGGAGGTCCCCGATGACGTCGACGCCGCGGCCGACCAGGAAGTCCCGAAGCAGAACAGAATTCAATGCCGGGTGTTCGCTCACCGGCTCGCCCCCGACCCGGCCGACTGGGCTGCTTTCCGTGCCCGGCCGATCGCCCGGCGGGCGATGGCCCATCGGTGCACCTCGGACGGCCCGTCGTAGATACGGAACGGACGCAGCTCACGCTGCAGCCGTGCGAGCGGCAGGTCGTCGGAGACACCCATCCCGCCACACATCTGGATGCTGCGGTCGGCGATCCTGGTGTATGCCTCCGCGGCAAAGGTCTTGGCGATGGAGGTCTCGTTCGACGCGTGGTTGCCCAGATCGAGTTCGTGACAAGCCTTCACCAGCAGTGCGTTACTCGCCGCCAGGTCGATCTCGTTGTCGGCGACCATCTGCTGGATCATGCCGAGGTCGCCGAGCTTGCCGCCGAATCCTTCTCGTCGCGACACGTAGTCGACGGCGACGTCGTGGCAGCGCTGCGCCGAGCCGAACCACCGCATCACATGGGTCATCCGCGCCGGACCCAACCGCACCTGCGCGTAGCGGTAGCCCTCGTCGACCTCACCGAGGATGTCCTCGTCGGGGACGAAGACGTCGGTGAAGCTGACCTCGCAGTGGCCGCCGATCATCGAACGGTCGGTGGTCACGATGTGCCGGTCCACGGAGATCCCCGCAGTGTCGGCCGGGGCGAGGAACATCGTCGCGCCGCCGCGGTCACCGGGTGCGCCCGCGGTGCGCGCCATGATGATGAAGAACCCCGCACCCTCGGCGCCGGTGATGAACCGCTTCTCGCCGTTGATCTTCCAACCGCCGTCCACCTTGACGGCGCTGGTGCGCAAGGCATTGGGATCGGAGCCCGCGCCCGGCGAGGGTTCGGTCATCGCAAATGCCGAGCGGACGTCGCCGGCCGCGAGCGGGGCAAGGTACTTGTGCTTCTGCTCCTGGCTGGCGACGTGCGCGAGCATGTGGACGTTGCCCTCATCGGGCGCGCCGATGTGCAGTGCCACCGGCCCGAAGGTCGAGTATCCGGCGGCCGCGAAGACCGGTGCGCGGTCGGACATGTTGAGACCGAGCCCACCGAACTCGACCGGCGCGTGCGGTGCGAAGATCCCCTCGGCCTTGGCCTTCGCGTTGAGCTCGCGACGCAGGTCGTCCCCGCCGGCCGCGGTGACGTCGCCGCCATGGGCGTTCTCGATCGGCAAGACGTGGTCGCGTACGAATCGGCTCGTCTTGTCGACGATCTCCGAGACATTCGGGTCGTAGCTCAGGTCTACGGGCATGGCATCTCCTCAAGGTCCGCCGACCGAGCGATCGTTCGGCGCCCTCACGATGCCAGCCGCGAAGACGCCGGTCAAGTCGGACCGGCGTCGATGCCGGCCGGATCAGTTCGCGTCGGCGACGGCGCGGTATCCGACCAGCGCGCGGGCGAGCTGCAGGTTGCGCGCAATGAGTTCGTCGGCACCGAGTTCGCCGTCGAGCTTGAACCAGGTCGACACCCCGACGCACATCGTGGCGACCGCGCGACTCGCATCTTTGGGGTATCGGGTGGAGAACACCCCGGCCTCGACACCCGCAAAGACGACCTCGTCGACCATGTGCTGCTGCCGGTCCCGATGCCCGATATAGGTCTGCCGGTAGCTGTCGTCGAGACTCCGGATCTCGGTGGACCCGACGAACGCCTGCTCTCGCCGATACATGTGGAACCTCAGGAGCGACTCGACCACCGCGTCGAACTGATCGATGGGTTCGTCACCGGCCTCGGAGATGGCCCTTTCCGACCGGCTCAGCAGGTCCGTCATGGTCCGTTCCAGCAGGCCCTGCAGCAACGACTGTTTCGACGGGTAGTGGTGATAGAGCCCGGGCACGGACAGATTCGCGCGGGACGCGATCTCCCGCACCGACGTCCCGTGATAGCCCTGCTCGGCGAACGCGGCCAGCGCCGCCGCCAGCGGTACCGGGAGTTCCGCCTCGCCGAAGTCTCGCCATTCACCGATGGAGTGTGGGCGCACCTCCGCCTCGCCGGCTCCACTACTCATGGGTTCCAACATAGCGTCCCTGCGGGTATGGCGGTGAAGCGGCAACACATGGACCGACCGCTATGCGCCGAACCGTTCCACTCCGTCGGCGAGTGCCATCATCAGCCCGACGCTCACTCTCGCCACTCCCTCCCGGTCGAGGTCCAGGTGGCCGTCGAGCCACGCGGCCAGCAGGTGAGCGAGACCGCCGACCTGGAAATGCGCCGCGGCCAGGGCCTTCGGATGCGACCTGACCTCTACCACCCCGAGGCCGATTGCAGAGTCAGTCCTGCGAAGAGCGCGGTCGATTCCATTCGCTTGGCCGCGATCGTCGGGCTGAGCAACGACTGCGAGAACAACAGTCGCCCCTTGCGCCGGTCCTCGTCGATGATGCGGACGATCGTGGCGATGGCACCACTCACCTTGCTCTCGACGTCGTCGCCGGCGCCGAAGGCGGCGAGCGCGTCCTCGGAGATCTCGGCGATCACCTCGTCGAACGTGGCGTTGACCAGTGCCTCGATCGAATCGAAGCTCTCGTAGAAGTAGCGCGTGGTGAGTCCGGCCTCCCGACACACCCCACGCACCGTGACCGACCCTCCGTCGGAGGCGCCGAGCAGCTCGAGCGCGGCGTCGATGAGAGTGGCTCGTCGACGGGCGACGCGGCTGCCGCCGTCCTCCCCGCCATACGCACGCAGTCTGCCGCCGGTACTCGAAGAGCCGGTCGGCCTGGTCTCGGAGGTGCTTGCCACACGTCCATCTTGACACCGACGACCATGACATCGTTGAATGAAAGAGAAAACACGCGTTGTCAGAATGCGTCCCGAGCAACTTCAGGGAGTCCTGGTGAGCACCGAACCGATCATCGATGACGTCGATCTGCCGACCGCATACTCGGCAACAGCGCCGGATACCGAATACCTACCACCGGCCGCCCGGATGACGCGCGGCGAACTCGACGCCCTACCGACCCGGATGAACGAGATGAAGGGCATCTCGGCGCTGGCCGGCCCCGCCAACGTGATCATGCAGCTCGCGATGCCCGCGGTCGGTTACGGCGTGTACGAGAGCCGGGTCGACAGCGGCAACCTGTTCAAGCACCCCATCAAGCGCACTCGCACCACCCTGAGCTACCTCGCGGTTGCCGTGATGGGCAGTCCGGCCGATCGCAAGGCGTATCGCAAGGCGGTAGGCAAGGCGCACGCCAAGGTCCGCTCCACCGCGGACAGTCCCGTGAAGTACAACGCCTTCGATCCCGCACTGCAGCTCTGGGTGGCGGCCTGCCTCTACAAGGGCTGGGAGGACATGCAGCACATCTACGGCGATCCCGCGGACATCACCGACGAGGCGTATCAGAACGGGGCGGTCCTCGGCACCACGCTGCAGGTGCCGCGCGAGATGTGGCCGGCCACCCGGGCCGATTTCGAGGAGTACTGGAACGAGACCGTCGAGAGCTTCGAGATCGACCCGGTCATCCGCGAGCACCTGATGAGCATCACCCGTGCCGAGTTCATGCCGCGCTGGTTCAGCGTGCTGGTCGGCTGGTGGTTCGAACTGCTGACCATCGGCTTCCTGCCCGAGAACTTCCGCGACAAGATGGGGCTCGAGTTCAAGCCGTGGCAACGCGTCGTCTTCGACACCCACAACAAGGTCGCCCGCGCCATCAGCAACCGACTGCCGAAACCGCTGCGTGAATTCCCGTTCAACCTCTTGTTGTGGGATGTCCGCTTCCGTATCCGGACCAAGCGTCCCCTGGTCTGAGGACGTCCCGCGGGTCTCGATAAGCCGCTCGCTGTCGAGACCCCTCACACCCGCTGCAACGCAGTCGGATTCACGTCGGCGACGGATGTGTGCCCGGCCAGCCCGAGCGTGAGGTCGAGTTCGGCGATGATGTTGGCGACCACATCGCGCGCGCCGTCGGCGCCGGCCAGCGCGAGACCATACATGTGCGGACGGCCGATACACGCGGCGTCTGCGCCGAGTGCGAGTGCCTTGAAGACGTCGGCGCCCGTGTGAATACCCGAATCCACGAGCACCTTGATCCGCCCGTCCACGGCAGGAGCGATCGCCGCGAGGGCATCGATCGAGCCGATCGCACCGTCGACCTGACGGCCGCCGTGGTTGGACACGATGATCCCGTCGACACCGGCATCGACGGCCCGGCGCGCGTCGTCGGGATGCAGGACCCCCTTGAGAACGATCGGCAACGACGTCCGGTCACGCAACCCCTCGATGTCGTCCCAGTTCAACGAGGGCCGTGAGTAGATGTCGAGAAAGGTCTGCACCGCGACCCTCGGCTCCGGCCTGCGCAGGTTGTCACGCATCCGGCCCGGCGCGTTGCGGGCGATGGAGAAGAGGGTCTTGATGGCGCCGAGGGAGATCTCCGGACGCTGGCCGCCCATGGCAGATCGGACGCGCTCGGCGACGATCTCGGTGAAGCGCGGGTCCGAGGTGTACTGATCGATGCCCTCCCCCCGCGCGAACGGCAACGACCCCAGGTTCAGATCCTGCGGGCGCCAGCCGAGCATCGTGGTGTCGAGCGTGACCGCGACGGCGGCGGCACCCATCTTCTCGGCACGCGCGAGCAGGCTGTCGACGAGCTCGTCGTCGGTGGACCAGTACAGCTGGAACCAGCGTGGCGCGCCCGGCCGGACCCGATCCATCTCGGCCGCCACCGTCTCCATCGGGGCACTGCCCTGATTCGAGAAGATGTAGGGCACACCGAGTTCGGCGGCCGCATGCCCGATGTGTACGTCGGCGTCGCGAGCGGCGAGCGCGCCGGCACCCACCGGCGAGAACAGCACGGGCGCCGGAAGATGCTGCCCGAACAGCTCGATGCCGGTGGTCCGCGACGACACGTCGCGCAGCACCCGGGGCACGATCGCCCACCGGTCGAGTGCGGCGCGATTCGCCGTCATCGTGGAGCCCTCGCCCGCACCGCCGGCGATGTAGGCCCACGCCCGCTCCGACATCGCGCGCCGCGCCTGGCGTTCGAGTTCGGCATGGTCGGTGGGCACTCGCGGCCTGCGCCCGTGGATGCCTTGCGTGTAGATCTCGTTCTGGCGCAGGCGGCCGGCACCGGCCATGGGCGTCTCGGCGGATTCGGTCACGGTCGGCACTCCACGCTCATCGGGGCGATCATGGGTACATCGTAGGGTTCGCCCCGTCGTGAGTGGGAGCTGTCACACAGGTCTCCCGGGCGCGCCCGATAGGCTGGCTGGCACATCGATTGGGAGGTCGTCGTGGCGTTGTGGTTGTACCGGCTCGGGCGTTTCACGTTCCGACACAAGTGGTGGTTCGTCGGAGCCTGGCTGGCCGTGATCATCGCGCTCGGCGCGATCGTCGGCGCGGTCGCACCCAAGTTCTCCACCGACTTCGAGTTGCCGGGTACCGACTCGGATCGCGCGATGTCGGTGATGAAGTCCGACTTCTCGGCGATCAACGAACAGCAGCTCAAGGCGTCGACCAGCATCCTGGTGGCCGCCGACGACGGGCTGGCCAATCACACCGAGCAGATCGATGCACTCGTCGCGAAGGCGCGGACCCTGCCCGAGGTGATCGATTCGCAGACCGTCGTCAACCCGGTCACCGCCGCCGCGCAGAACCCTGCGATGGCGTCCGCGGTGCTCGGCGACGACGGCAAGGTCGGTCTGATCCAGATCCGCCAGGACATCCCGGTGCAGGACCTGACCGGCGAGGACAT is a genomic window of Gordonia sp. SID5947 containing:
- a CDS encoding oxygenase MpaB family protein; protein product: MTRGELDALPTRMNEMKGISALAGPANVIMQLAMPAVGYGVYESRVDSGNLFKHPIKRTRTTLSYLAVAVMGSPADRKAYRKAVGKAHAKVRSTADSPVKYNAFDPALQLWVAACLYKGWEDMQHIYGDPADITDEAYQNGAVLGTTLQVPREMWPATRADFEEYWNETVESFEIDPVIREHLMSITRAEFMPRWFSVLVGWWFELLTIGFLPENFRDKMGLEFKPWQRVVFDTHNKVARAISNRLPKPLREFPFNLLLWDVRFRIRTKRPLV
- a CDS encoding TetR/AcrR family transcriptional regulator is translated as MSSGAGEAEVRPHSIGEWRDFGEAELPVPLAAALAAFAEQGYHGTSVREIASRANLSVPGLYHHYPSKQSLLQGLLERTMTDLLSRSERAISEAGDEPIDQFDAVVESLLRFHMYRREQAFVGSTEIRSLDDSYRQTYIGHRDRQQHMVDEVVFAGVEAGVFSTRYPKDASRAVATMCVGVSTWFKLDGELGADELIARNLQLARALVGYRAVADAN
- a CDS encoding alpha-hydroxy-acid oxidizing protein, producing the protein MAGAGRLRQNEIYTQGIHGRRPRVPTDHAELERQARRAMSERAWAYIAGGAGEGSTMTANRAALDRWAIVPRVLRDVSSRTTGIELFGQHLPAPVLFSPVGAGALAARDADVHIGHAAAELGVPYIFSNQGSAPMETVAAEMDRVRPGAPRWFQLYWSTDDELVDSLLARAEKMGAAAVAVTLDTTMLGWRPQDLNLGSLPFARGEGIDQYTSDPRFTEIVAERVRSAMGGQRPEISLGAIKTLFSIARNAPGRMRDNLRRPEPRVAVQTFLDIYSRPSLNWDDIEGLRDRTSLPIVLKGVLHPDDARRAVDAGVDGIIVSNHGGRQVDGAIGSIDALAAIAPAVDGRIKVLVDSGIHTGADVFKALALGADAACIGRPHMYGLALAGADGARDVVANIIAELDLTLGLAGHTSVADVNPTALQRV